Part of the Pseudarthrobacter sp. NBSH8 genome is shown below.
TGGCCTGGTAGCCGCGCTGGGCAATGATGAGGGCGCCCATCTGCTCCGCGAGGTCAATGTCCGGGTACCGGACGTAGCCAGCAGCATCGGCCAGCGGATGGTCAGGCTGGTACACAACCCGGCCCACTGCGTCGCCCTGGGGTGTGCTCTTAACGTAAACACCGGTTCCGTTGGCGCCTTCCCCGGCCTCAACGTAGCGTGCCCGGAAGGCCTCGCCGTTGGTGCTGGTGGCGGTATTCATGTTGGCCAGGTTGTCCGAGACGGCGTCCAGCCACTTCCGGTGGACGGTCAGGGCGGAGCCGGCGATGCTGATGGCGTCGAACGTCATCTCAGTTGGTCCTCATCGCGGCGCGAAGGGCTGTGAACTGGCCGTTGACTGCGCGGGCGGCGAACTGGTAGCGCAGCACCGTGTCGATGTTGGACAGGGTTTCGGTGTCCAGGTTTACGTTGTTGCCGTTGAGCTGGGTCGGTTCAAGCGACGGCGAGACGGTGGCTGCCGCAGACCCGCTGCCATTGCGCACGGAGGATGCGAGCGCCGCCTCGAAGGAGACCCGCTTGGCCTGGTAGTTCGGCGTGTTGATGTTCGCGATGTTGTTGGCGATGGTGCGCTGGCGCAGCGCCAAGCCGTCCAAGGCGCTGGCAAGCGCCGCGGAGGTCACGGATTCGAGCACGACAATCCTGCCTGAGTGGTATTCAGTGGCCGATCCATGGCCGTGGTGTCGAGCGATCCGTGCTCTATGAGTGATTATCGGCACTGGCCAAGCGTGCGTTAGCAAGAAAGTGGACGTATTTAAACGGGTCACGCCTGGGCACGGAAACCCCCGATGGCAGCGGCCTGGTATCCCTCGGGTTGTGCTGACGTGTCATTTCACGGTGAGAGTGCCCTTCATGTTGCCATGGAAGATGCAGTGGTACGGGTAGGTTCCGGGCTCAGCCGGGGCGGTGAAGCTGCCGTCGCCGGCTTTGATGGTGGCATCGAACGCCGCGCCGGTGTCCGCGGTGATGCTGTGCGCTTCTATGTCTTCGTTGACGACGCTGATCGTCGCTCCGGGGCTTACGGTTTCGGATCCCTGGTATTTGAAGCCCTTGATCAGGATTTTCGCTGCGGCTGCGGCCGGCGGAGTTCCGGGGCTGGAGTTGGAGGGGGCGGGGGCTTGGTTCGTGGGCACCGCTGAGGCTGATTGTTCCGTCATTGTCGGTGCCGCAGTCGTGCCGGACCCGGACATGGCAGGTGTTCCACAACCGGCCAGAGCCAGCAGCGTAGCTGCTGCCGCGGCTCGTCCGAGAAACTTACGCGTGCTGCTGTTTGCCTGCATGGTCAAACCTTTCGTCGGCTGCTGGATCGAACAAGGTCCGTTTCAGGCTTTGAGTTTGGCGTAGATGACGTAGTTGTCGTCGAAGAGCCCGGTGGCGGGGTCGTAGCCGTCGCAGGTGATCAGGCGGAGTTCGGCGCCTGGGGTGTTGCCGTAGACCTCGAGGGTGGGGAACCCGTTTTTGCTGTAGAGGGCTCCGCGGTCAACGGTGAACACGGCTGTGCTGCCGTCGGTTCGGGAGACGTTGATCTCGGTACCGGGTGTGAGTTTGCGGAGGTCCGCGAAAACACCCTGGTTGCCGCCGAGCGCGTTGACGTGGCCCAGCATCACGGAGGGCCCGCGTTCCCCGGGCGTTGGTGAGCCGTTGTACCAGCTCGCTGGTGCGCCGCTGCCGGTGTCCTGCGGGACTTCCAGGGAGCCGTTCTCCCGCAGGCCCAGGTGGAGCAGGTCGGTCCGGACCCCGATCGAGGCAATGCTCAGGGTGACCGGAGCTGAGGCACCCAACACCGGAAGCTGTTGGCCGGCCGTCGCCGGGGCAGCCGCCGACGGCGCGGTGGGTGGGGACGGGGCCGACGGCGGGCTGGCCGGCACCGACGACGAGGCAGAGGCCGAAGGCATGGCGCCGGCGTCGGGAGTTCCCGATGTTCCGGCGGCGCAGCCGGCCAGGGCCAGCAGGAGCAGAACCCCGGCCGCCGCGGGGGCCAGGAAGCCCCCGCGGCGGCCGTGGTTCGTGGTTCTCACAGTATTGATCCGCTCAGCCTGGGCTTAGGCTGCTGCGTTGGCGTTGCGGCGGCGCACTGCGTAGGCTCCGCCGGCAAGAGCGACCAGGACCAGGCCACCGCCCAGGGCGAGGGCTCCGGCGTCGTTCCCTGTCTCCTGGCTGACGCCGGTGTCAGCGCCGCCGGCGGGCATCTTCATCTGCCCGGCCGTCAAGGTCCCGCACAGGGCAGGGGACGTCGCGGCCAGCGGCAGGGTCGGTGCCAGGTCTGACTTGGCGGCCTGGCCGGCCGCGCTGAGGGTGGCGGGGTCAAGGCCGTGGACCACAACAACGGCCGTACCGGCAGCCAGGGCGGCCTTGGTCTCGGCGTTCACCTCAAACGTGCGGTCAACAGTGTAGGAGGCGCCCTGCCCGGCGACCTTAAGATCCAAGCCCGCAGCCGGACTGGTGTCCCCGCTGGTGGAGAGAGTGGTCACGATACCGCCGTAGAACGGGGCACCTTCGGTGGTGGAGATGACCTGGTCGCCGTCCTTATCCGCCGACGGTGCCGGGCAGGTGCCCTGGGCTCCGCCGTGGATATGCTGGACGTGCGGGTACGGTGCGTCCATAAACGTCGAGGCCAGGCCCGAAACGTTCAGGACAACGTGGGCCTGATTGCCGGTGACATCAACCGTGACGGTGCCCGAACCTGTGCTGCCGTTGATCTGGCCCAGGGTCGACTGGTAGGACTGATCCGCTGCCATCGCGGGGGAACTGGAAAGGGCCAGTGCCGCCAAAGCCAGGGTGGGGACAGCCATAAAGCGAAGTGTCTTATTCATTGGAAGATCTCCTCATACACGCGCATGTGATGTTGGCACCCCCCGAAGTAGGGGGCACGGGTACTTCGGAGCCGCAGCGGAAAAGGATGGGAACGGATATGAACCCGGACACACCAGTGTTTGTATCCGCACGGCCCGGCAGGGGACGGCCGGCCTTTCTCAGGGCGTGGGACCCGTCTTGGATCAGCCAGCTGCAGCCCTGCGGCGGCCCCGGGCAGTTAGCGGCTGTTCCGGCCACCACGTCCGGTGTAGGGCGTAACCGGCCACAGCCAAACCGCCCGCAGCTGCTTCGGCGACCGCAGTGAGGACCTTGGCCGCGTACCAGACGGGTTCATACATGGCAGGCAGCGGCCCGAGAGCAGGGACCTGGACGTACCGGTAGAGGATGACCGCGGCCAGGGATGAGAACCCCACCACTGCGGCGGCCGCGAAGGCGGCCGGTGAACCCTTGAGCAGCACAAACGCCGCGGCCGCCACTGAGGCTCCCGCCTGGACCAGGAACAGGGTGCCTTGCCCCAGACCGCCGGGCGCGGCCTGCTGGTAGCCCGGGGCGAGCTGGACATGGACCACGGCACTGATAAGCAGGGCAGCCGCGACAAAGCCACGCAGCACCCAAACGGTGTTCTTCCGTGCGGCGGGGCTTAGTTCCGGCCGGTTCATTTCACGACCAGCGTCCCGGTCATTTGCGGATGAAAAGTACAAATGATCCCGTAGTCACCGGGAACAGCCGGTGCCTGAAAAATCACCGTCGCGCCTGCCGGGACCTCGACGTCGAAACCGCCGTTGTCTTTGGCCGTGAGGGTATGCGGGGCGCTGTCCGCGTTCGTTACCGTGACCGTCGCTCCCGGTTTTACGGATGCCGGAACTTCGTAGGCGAAGTCCCTGATGGTGATGACGGCGTCACCGGACTGTGCCGGCGCATCAGGGGACGGGGCGGAGGTACTGCTGCCGGCCGGGGGTGCGCTCTGCACCCCGCATCCGGTGATGCCGGCGAGCGACACGGCTACAGCTACAGCCAGAACACGATTGATGGTTCTCATGGGAATCTCCTCGACGGGCGTGTTGTTGTTACTCCGCGCACGCCCGGTGGCGAACGTCAGGAAACTACCCCGCGCAGATTATTCGCCGCCGACGGCGCCACGGACTGCCCGGTACGGCATCTCTGCGGTCCGGGCGCCGGCAGCAAGACCTGCCGTGGCGGGCTACGCCGGTTCGAGTTCCGTTCGCAGCCGCGACAGGCCGTCTCTGATGCGGGACTTGATGGTGGGCAGCGGTGTGGAGAGCTGTTCGGCGACCTCACGGTAGGTCAGGCACCCAAGGTAGGCCAGGACGATGGCCTCGCGCTGGAGCGGGGACAGGCAACCCAGGGTCCGGTGAAGGGTTTGGGCGTCCATCCTGTTGATGACCGTCTCGGATACTTCGTCATTAGCCGTGTTCTCGGTGTAGCCAGCCCAGCGCCTGTCCCGGATTTGGCTGCGGTATTGCGAACGGACTCTGTCAACCGCTCTGCGGTGCGCGATCGTCATGAGCCATGCCATGGGGCTTCCCGCGATCGGGCTGTATTGCGACGACTTTTGCCAGACCATGATGAAAACTTCCTGGGTTACGTCCTCGCTTAGCTCGCGATCGATGAGCACGCGGCGGACCAGGCCGAACACCCGCGCCGACGTTTGATCATAAAAATCGCTGAATGCCTGATGATCACCCTGCGCTGTGCGCACAAGGAGTTGCGCCAGGGCATCCCTGGCCGTCTCAGGGGACAAGGGACGTTGTGGCTCGCTCGAACTGTTCATTGTGCCTTCAGCCGTCAGGTGCGACCGCCCCCAGCGGGCAGCCCTGGTCCAGCAGGTATTGCAATCAGGCCAGCCGTCACCGGGGTCTGCAACCGGGCCTTCGGCCAAGTCGAGACAGATCCCACCTTGCACCGTGCGCATCGTGGCCTTCACCGGCCAGAGCCTGCGAAGAGGCGCCAAACGGGTTATTCAGCAAGTTAGAGAACGCATGTTCTCTGCCTTGCCCCTTACACTAGAGAACGATCGTTATCCATGCAAGCGAACAGGAAGAAATACTCTCTGTGGCCCCACACGAGTCAGACGGGAAGGCCCTTGCCCCCGGTAAGCCGGATGATGACACGGCCAGAGAGCTCGTGCTCGCGGCCGCGAGCCAACTCTTTTATGCCCGCGGGTTCACAGCGGTGGGGATGGATGAGTTGCGGGCCGAATCCGGTGTCTCGCTCAAGCGCCTGTACCGTCTGTTCCCGGCCAAGGAGGCCATCGTGGAGGACGTCCTCCACATCTGGAGGGACATCTGGACCACCGGAGTCACCGCCCAGGTCGAGGCAGCACAGGAGCCCCGCGAACAGCTTCTGGCGGTTTACGACTTTCTGGCCAGCTGGTTCACATCAGAGGGATTCCGCGGGTGCGCCTTTATCAATTCCTTTGGTGAGGTCGGAGGGGCATCCGGACGCATCACCGACATCGTCAGGGAACAGAAGAAGCACTTTCAGGACTATCTGGCCCAGCTGGCCGCAGGGGCGGGAGCACCCGCTGCGCTTGCTCCGCAGCTGGCCATACTGGCGGAAGGGGCAATCACAACAGCGGCGATCTCCGCCAGCGCAGAACCGGCCCGCCAAGCCCGCGCAGCAGCGGAAATCCTCATTGACGTCGCCTTCCACAACTCCCGCACCAGCCGTTGATCGCGGCCGGGATGTCCCATTCAGTGTGGTCGGGGGTCCGGTTTTCCCGGGCGGCCGGGCCGCGGGCCGCGGGCCTGGGTTCACCCTCCCCGAAGTTCAGTCAATAGCACTGCCCATCAGCTCTTGACATCGAGGTACACGGCTGCGGCCGGCTCACCGATCCCCGGCACTGAAGAGACCGCCTGCAGCTGGCGTGCGGCATCCAGCCGGGCTTCTTCGAGGCGTCGCGTAACGCTTTCCTGCTTCTCTGCCAGTGCGTTTGCGCGTGCGCTGAGCTCTGGCGGGAAGGGCGTGGTGAGGATGGGCGGCAGCCAGGTTTTTACGCCTGCGCTGCCAGGTCCGGCGGACAGGTGGCCTAGCGGGTCCTGCAGTGTTGACTCGGCTGCGCCGACAGACACTTCCAGACCTTTCAGGACCGCCACCCAGGCGGCCAGGCCTGTGTTGACGGCGTTGTCCTGGGCGTCGTCAAGGTCCGGGTGCCTAGCCAATGCCGAGCGTCCCGCCGCCTGTTCCGGGCGTGGCCGGAATCGCGGCGGCGGCCTCGTGCCAGGTCTGCCGCAACGGTTCCAGCAGGTCGATGGCCTCCCGGGTCAGCCCGGCATCCCGCTGGATGTTCGCGTTGATCAGTGCGGTGGATGCGTAGTTGTAGATGCCCAGCAGGCCGCTGGCCCCGTCCCAGGCATCCACGTTCAGTGACGAGGAGAGCTCCGTCAGGATGGCCTGGGCGTGCAGGAGGTTTTCTGCAGCCACCGGCCAGTTGGCTGCCTGCTGCGCCGTTTCGGCCCTGGCCAGGTCCAGCAGGAGCCGGTCGTAGAGCATGGTGAGCAGGCGCGCCGGCGGGGCCGAAAGCACGGAGTCCGCCAGGTACTGGTTGCGCTGGCCGGCGTTTGCGTAGCCGAAGGAGGTGGTCATGATGAGGAGCTTCCTGAGGAGAGACCGGCAAGTTGAGAGGACAGCCAGGCGGATTGGGCTTTCATGCCGCTGAGGGCAACTTCGAGGGCAGAATAGGTCCGCTGGAGGGTGGTTCGGCGGGTTTGCAGCCGGTCGTCCCAGTTTTCGATCTGGGTGGCGTAATCCTTGGCTGTGCTCTGCTGTCCCTTGATTTTGGTGCTGAGCAATCCGTTGACCGGGTCGGAGGCCTGCTTGGCGGCGTCCGCCAAGCGGCCCGCGATCGTGGCCACAGCTGCCAGGGTCCCGGTGGGGTCCTTGGCCAGGGCGTCGCCGAACTTGGTGGCGTTGAACTCCATAGTTCCGGTTTTGGTGATGCTGATGCCGAGCTCGGAGGGTGATTTTCCGTCGAGGGGCTGGGATGCGGCAGCCAGTATCGCAGCATTGACAGTCCGGATGGTGCTGTCCCCGGTGAACACTCCACCGGACGTGATGGGGGACCCGGTGGCGTTGGTGCTGCTGACCACTGCGGTCTTAGTGGAGATCTGGGCCAGGATTCCGTTGACGCCACTGACCAGGTCCGAGACGGCCTTGCTGATCTGGGCGTTGTCCCGGGCAACGGTGACCCGGGTCGCCGTGCTGGAAACTTCCGACACTGCGGCAGAGACGCCCGGCAGCAGCTCGGCAAAAGTATTGGAGGGCGAGTTGAGCGTCACTTCCGCTGCCGTCCCGGTCCACAGCTTGATCTGTGCGTCCTGGGAGGTCTGAACCGTTGTCAACCCTGCGGTGGGGTTGGGGTCGGAAATGGTGAAGCCACCGGATTCACCGGATTTTGCCGAGGTAAATTGCAGTCGATATTCGCCGCCGCCCACCGACACCTTCGACGCGACGACCCCTGCCGCAGATCCGTTGACGGCGGTGACCACGTCGTCAAGGGAGGTGCCCTGCGGGGTGACCGTTGTGGTCTTGCCGTCCTGACCGACGATAGTGAGGGTGGCCTCCGGCCATGCGGTGAGGTTCCGGGTTACCGAGACCTGGGTCTGAGCGATTTGTGAGACGGTGAAATCCATGGCACCCGGCTTGGCGCCAGCGCCGACTGTCGTCGTCACTTTGGCTGAGCTGCTGGTGGCTGTGTAGAGCTCGAGGCTCTTTGGATCGGCGAGTTTTGTGGCCCTGGTGGCGAGGTCCGCGAGGGCGGAATTGAGGCCCTGCAGCGCGGAAATGCGGGATTGCACCGCGGCGGCTTTGCTCTTGATGAGGTTCTGCGGCGCCGCCTCGAGCGTCATCAGCGATTTGATCAGGGACGTGGTGTCCAGACCACTGGAGAGTCCATCGATGGCTAGGCCCACGCCCACGACTCCTTAAGAACAATTGACCGGCATAGTGACTGGCTTGTGGTGGTATGGCACGGTGCCCGGGAAGAGTGTTCGTTTCCCCGGGCACCGCGTCCACACTGGCTAACTGGCGGAAACCACCGGACTGATCGCTGCGATTTAGCGCAGGAGCTGCAGAACACCCTGGTTGGACTGGTTGGCCTGCGCGAGCATGGCGGTTCCGGCCTGGGACAGGATGTTGTTGCGGGTGAACTTCACCATTTCCTCAGCCATGTCCGTGTCGCGGATACGGGAGTTGGAAGCGGTCAGGTTTTCCTTGGCCACGTTGATGGTCTGCACAGCCGACTCGAGACGGTTTTGGACCGACCCCAATGTCGACCGGGCAGAAGATACCAGTTCGATCTGAGTGTCGATGGCGGCGATAGATGCCGTAGCCTCTGCGGCCGAGTCGAATCCAAGAGATGTGGGGGTGTTCACAGTAGATACTGTGCCACCTTGATCAACAAACACGTCTCCGGCGGCTGTCGACTTTGACGTGATTACCAACGCCCCGTCCTCGGTCGACGCCTTGAAGTTCTGATTGAAGCCCTCGTCGAGGTTCAGTTCCGCGGCCTGTGCACTAGCCGTCGTTCCAGCGAGGGTAACGGACACAGTAGTCGAACCTTGTTTGAACGTGGCGGCCGCAGCGGTCAGAGGCGTGGTGACTGTAGCCGATTTAATGGAGCTGTTCCCGAAATCGAGAGCCTCGGCTACCTTCGAGACGCTTGCGTCCTTAAGGTTTACGGTAATTTGACTGCTTACATCGTCACTTGCACCGACCTGAAACGAAATAACTTTGTTCGTGGCCCGGTCACCATTCAGGAGCTTGGTTCCATTGAAATCAGTC
Proteins encoded:
- a CDS encoding flagellar basal body rod protein FlgC, with protein sequence MTFDAISIAGSALTVHRKWLDAVSDNLANMNTATSTNGEAFRARYVEAGEGANGTGVYVKSTPQGDAVGRVVYQPDHPLADAAGYVRYPDIDLAEQMGALIIAQRGYQANAQVVDRARETYLAALEIGKP
- a CDS encoding flagellar basal body protein codes for the protein MLESVTSAALASALDGLALRQRTIANNIANINTPNYQAKRVSFEAALASSVRNGSGSAAATVSPSLEPTQLNGNNVNLDTETLSNIDTVLRYQFAARAVNGQFTALRAAMRTN
- a CDS encoding cupredoxin domain-containing protein, with protein sequence MTEQSASAVPTNQAPAPSNSSPGTPPAAAAAKILIKGFKYQGSETVSPGATISVVNEDIEAHSITADTGAAFDATIKAGDGSFTAPAEPGTYPYHCIFHGNMKGTLTVK
- a CDS encoding sortase domain-bontaining protein; translated protein: MRTTNHGRRGGFLAPAAAGVLLLLALAGCAAGTSGTPDAGAMPSASASSSVPASPPSAPSPPTAPSAAAPATAGQQLPVLGASAPVTLSIASIGVRTDLLHLGLRENGSLEVPQDTGSGAPASWYNGSPTPGERGPSVMLGHVNALGGNQGVFADLRKLTPGTEINVSRTDGSTAVFTVDRGALYSKNGFPTLEVYGNTPGAELRLITCDGYDPATGLFDDNYVIYAKLKA
- a CDS encoding CHRD domain-containing protein; its protein translation is MNKTLRFMAVPTLALAALALSSSPAMAADQSYQSTLGQINGSTGSGTVTVDVTGNQAHVVLNVSGLASTFMDAPYPHVQHIHGGAQGTCPAPSADKDGDQVISTTEGAPFYGGIVTTLSTSGDTSPAAGLDLKVAGQGASYTVDRTFEVNAETKAALAAGTAVVVVHGLDPATLSAAGQAAKSDLAPTLPLAATSPALCGTLTAGQMKMPAGGADTGVSQETGNDAGALALGGGLVLVALAGGAYAVRRRNANAAA
- a CDS encoding cupredoxin domain-containing protein; translation: MRTINRVLAVAVAVSLAGITGCGVQSAPPAGSSTSAPSPDAPAQSGDAVITIRDFAYEVPASVKPGATVTVTNADSAPHTLTAKDNGGFDVEVPAGATVIFQAPAVPGDYGIICTFHPQMTGTLVVK
- the sigK gene encoding ECF RNA polymerase sigma factor SigK, whose amino-acid sequence is MNSSSEPQRPLSPETARDALAQLLVRTAQGDHQAFSDFYDQTSARVFGLVRRVLIDRELSEDVTQEVFIMVWQKSSQYSPIAGSPMAWLMTIAHRRAVDRVRSQYRSQIRDRRWAGYTENTANDEVSETVINRMDAQTLHRTLGCLSPLQREAIVLAYLGCLTYREVAEQLSTPLPTIKSRIRDGLSRLRTELEPA
- a CDS encoding TetR/AcrR family transcriptional regulator, with product MAPHESDGKALAPGKPDDDTARELVLAAASQLFYARGFTAVGMDELRAESGVSLKRLYRLFPAKEAIVEDVLHIWRDIWTTGVTAQVEAAQEPREQLLAVYDFLASWFTSEGFRGCAFINSFGEVGGASGRITDIVREQKKHFQDYLAQLAAGAGAPAALAPQLAILAEGAITTAAISASAEPARQARAAAEILIDVAFHNSRTSR
- the fliS gene encoding flagellar export chaperone FliS, whose product is MTTSFGYANAGQRNQYLADSVLSAPPARLLTMLYDRLLLDLARAETAQQAANWPVAAENLLHAQAILTELSSSLNVDAWDGASGLLGIYNYASTALINANIQRDAGLTREAIDLLEPLRQTWHEAAAAIPATPGTGGGTLGIG
- the fliD gene encoding flagellar filament capping protein FliD, which produces MGLAIDGLSSGLDTTSLIKSLMTLEAAPQNLIKSKAAAVQSRISALQGLNSALADLATRATKLADPKSLELYTATSSSAKVTTTVGAGAKPGAMDFTVSQIAQTQVSVTRNLTAWPEATLTIVGQDGKTTTVTPQGTSLDDVVTAVNGSAAGVVASKVSVGGGEYRLQFTSAKSGESGGFTISDPNPTAGLTTVQTSQDAQIKLWTGTAAEVTLNSPSNTFAELLPGVSAAVSEVSSTATRVTVARDNAQISKAVSDLVSGVNGILAQISTKTAVVSSTNATGSPITSGGVFTGDSTIRTVNAAILAAASQPLDGKSPSELGISITKTGTMEFNATKFGDALAKDPTGTLAAVATIAGRLADAAKQASDPVNGLLSTKIKGQQSTAKDYATQIENWDDRLQTRRTTLQRTYSALEVALSGMKAQSAWLSSQLAGLSSGSSSS
- a CDS encoding flagellin — protein: MGMQINTNLAANNAYRSLSNTQNDLSKSLEKLSSGLRINRASDDAAGMALSEGLKSQIGGLTVASRNAQDGIGMVQTAEGGLSQTHSILQRLRDLGVQAANDTNSENSRKAITTEAKELVAELTRISDATDFNGTKLLNGDRATNKVISFQVGASDDVSSQITVNLKDASVSKVAEALDFGNSSIKSATVTTPLTAAAATFKQGSTTVSVTLAGTTASAQAAELNLDEGFNQNFKASTEDGALVITSKSTAAGDVFVDQGGTVSTVNTPTSLGFDSAAEATASIAAIDTQIELVSSARSTLGSVQNRLESAVQTINVAKENLTASNSRIRDTDMAEEMVKFTRNNILSQAGTAMLAQANQSNQGVLQLLR